The following are encoded in a window of Gimesia chilikensis genomic DNA:
- a CDS encoding mechanosensitive ion channel family protein, whose protein sequence is MPALIRFFLILSMVAGGPSVSRGQEQEPAESAPAEPQPAEETVPAPKAVNVTPAALDADISRRLTHILEATEWFTEPEVDVDEGVAFLTGTTDDEKYRTWAGELARNTQDVVAVVNRIQVRQPPLWDMSASFLPMREILRNTVRAIPTIIMALLILLLTWLSMLLCGWVADRTLLSRVDNKLLKGVLRKGLLLMVLLFGIYLVLQISGLTRLATTVIGGTGLIGLIIGIAFRDIAENFLASILISMQNPFRYGDLIEVEGVEGFVQRVNTRGTLLMTLEGNHVQIPNSIIYKSKIENFTSNPKVRLDFLIGVGYDVPLIEAQTLAKTTLGQHPAVLDDPEPLVLVENLAASTVNLRLYYWIDGHKHSVLKVNSALMRQVKTAFEEQGFSMPDDAREVIFPQGVPVQMQEAEQGLPMEPAPARLPARSRPVNLMDEETVSEAEGELTNEYNDIKRQSQQARDPEEDSTDLLADTP, encoded by the coding sequence ATGCCTGCACTGATTCGGTTCTTTCTCATACTCAGCATGGTGGCAGGAGGTCCGTCGGTCAGCAGGGGTCAGGAACAGGAACCGGCAGAATCAGCGCCCGCGGAACCGCAACCAGCCGAAGAGACGGTGCCTGCTCCGAAAGCGGTGAATGTCACGCCAGCCGCCCTTGATGCAGATATTTCGCGACGACTGACGCACATTCTGGAAGCGACAGAATGGTTTACCGAACCGGAAGTAGACGTCGATGAAGGAGTCGCCTTTCTCACGGGAACGACTGACGATGAAAAGTACCGCACCTGGGCTGGGGAACTGGCGCGGAATACTCAGGATGTCGTGGCGGTAGTTAACCGGATTCAAGTCAGACAGCCGCCCCTGTGGGACATGAGCGCGTCATTCCTGCCTATGCGGGAAATACTGCGGAACACAGTGCGTGCGATTCCGACCATCATCATGGCACTGTTAATACTACTGCTGACCTGGCTCAGTATGCTGCTCTGCGGCTGGGTGGCGGATCGGACGCTTCTGAGCCGCGTAGACAACAAGCTGTTGAAAGGGGTATTGCGCAAAGGACTGCTGTTGATGGTCCTGCTGTTCGGCATCTACCTGGTGCTGCAGATTTCCGGTCTGACGCGACTGGCGACTACCGTGATTGGTGGGACCGGGCTGATTGGATTAATCATCGGGATCGCCTTCCGGGACATTGCAGAAAACTTCCTGGCCAGTATTCTGATCAGCATGCAGAATCCGTTTCGCTATGGTGATCTGATCGAGGTCGAAGGGGTTGAAGGCTTTGTTCAACGGGTCAATACCCGCGGTACCCTGCTGATGACACTGGAGGGCAATCACGTTCAGATTCCGAACTCGATCATTTACAAGAGCAAGATTGAGAACTTCACCTCGAATCCCAAGGTCCGGCTCGACTTCCTCATCGGCGTAGGTTACGACGTGCCGCTCATCGAGGCGCAGACACTCGCGAAAACGACGCTGGGACAGCACCCGGCTGTGCTTGATGATCCCGAGCCTCTAGTGCTGGTCGAGAACCTGGCCGCCTCGACCGTCAATCTGCGCCTGTATTACTGGATCGACGGACATAAGCACAGCGTGCTCAAAGTCAATTCCGCGTTAATGCGTCAGGTCAAGACGGCGTTTGAAGAACAGGGATTCTCGATGCCCGACGACGCCCGCGAAGTCATCTTCCCGCAGGGAGTACCAGTTCAGATGCAGGAGGCGGAACAGGGCCTCCCCATGGAGCCGGCTCCCGCGCGGCTGCCTGCCCGATCGCGGCCCGTCAATCTGATGGACGAAGAGACGGTATCGGAGGCGGAAGGGGAACTGACCAACGAATACAACGACATCAAACGCCAGAGCCAACAGGCCCGCGATCCGGAAGAAGACTCAACCGATCTGCTGGCGGATACGCCTTAG
- a CDS encoding DUF6368 family protein yields MAGPAAGIILPEPLTQVQKNDIFLYLESIASQIHGKYDYSIEGRPFLYTEGPETDDALQIYIDEAVPEVIGWIPQDSIGFAAMCKSEQDHRILGELCLYFARELSGLIDFGWTLGKLTDYCGTLYEIYYDKHNGLNQFYHVGDAEFMEYWLQHPGFHMIK; encoded by the coding sequence ATGGCAGGTCCCGCTGCAGGCATTATCCTGCCTGAGCCTCTGACTCAAGTGCAAAAGAACGACATTTTTCTGTATCTGGAGAGTATTGCATCTCAGATTCATGGGAAGTACGACTACTCGATCGAAGGGCGTCCCTTTCTTTACACAGAGGGACCGGAAACTGACGATGCACTCCAGATCTACATCGACGAAGCGGTTCCGGAAGTGATTGGCTGGATCCCGCAGGATTCGATCGGCTTCGCAGCCATGTGCAAGTCGGAGCAGGATCATCGGATTCTGGGAGAACTCTGCCTGTACTTTGCCCGTGAACTTTCAGGACTGATTGATTTTGGCTGGACGCTGGGAAAGCTGACTGACTACTGCGGAACGCTTTATGAGATTTACTACGACAAGCACAACGGCTTGAACCAGTTCTATCATGTGGGAGATGCAGAATTTATGGAATACTGGCTGCAGCACCCCGGCTTTCACATGATCAAATAG
- a CDS encoding oxidoreductase: MKTVLITGASAGFGKLVAEKLLAKGYTVYAAARRVERMQDLEAKGAHVMHMDVTDNESVKAGVGRVLDEQQRIDVLFNNAGYGSYGTIEDIPLEEIQRQYDVNVFGMGRLIQAVLPQMRQQRSGTIINTSSVVGQISTAVVGWYASTKHAVEAFSDALRMEVKPLGIDVVIIEPGAVKTEFDEVAFGTLDSLDLAEDYKPLVSGFRKYTGGMYAKCPGPEGTANAVIKAIEAKNPKTRYATTMDAKLLPRVKRLLTDKLFDKVVLSQMK, from the coding sequence ATGAAGACAGTCTTGATCACCGGTGCTTCTGCCGGATTTGGAAAACTGGTTGCTGAGAAACTGCTGGCAAAAGGCTATACCGTTTACGCGGCAGCACGGCGGGTCGAGCGGATGCAGGACCTGGAAGCCAAAGGCGCCCATGTGATGCACATGGATGTAACCGATAACGAATCCGTTAAAGCGGGAGTGGGGCGAGTTCTGGATGAACAGCAGCGAATCGATGTGCTGTTCAACAACGCGGGCTACGGTTCGTACGGCACAATTGAAGACATCCCCCTGGAAGAGATTCAACGTCAGTATGATGTCAATGTCTTCGGTATGGGACGCTTAATCCAGGCGGTACTTCCCCAGATGCGTCAGCAACGCTCGGGAACTATCATCAATACATCGTCAGTCGTCGGCCAGATTTCAACAGCCGTGGTGGGCTGGTACGCTTCGACCAAACACGCCGTCGAAGCTTTTTCAGATGCGCTGCGGATGGAGGTCAAACCACTGGGAATTGACGTGGTCATCATTGAGCCGGGCGCTGTCAAAACCGAATTCGACGAAGTCGCCTTTGGTACCCTCGACAGCCTGGATCTCGCGGAAGACTACAAACCTCTGGTCTCCGGATTCCGTAAATATACCGGCGGGATGTATGCCAAGTGCCCGGGTCCGGAAGGGACAGCGAACGCCGTGATCAAAGCGATCGAGGCCAAAAACCCCAAGACCCGCTACGCGACGACGATGGATGCCAAACTATTACCCCGCGTGAAGCGACTGCTGACGGACAAGCTGTTCGATAAGGTTGTATTGAGTCAGATGAAGTAG
- a CDS encoding pyridoxal-phosphate-dependent aminotransferase family protein, which yields MSIEHHQHPPVHPPRRTLMGPGPSDVSASVLAALGAPTVGHLDPYFLKVMDEVQDMLREIFQTRNELTLAVSGTGSSGMEACVVNLLEAGDKIVVCTNGVFGGRMADVAGRIGAEVVQIERPFGEVFSVEEIKEVLEKEKPKVLGIVHAETSTGAAQPLKEISEAVHEADALLLVDCVTSLGGMPVKVDEWNIDAAYSGTQKCLGCPPGLAPVTFSSRAVAAMDARKTKVSSWYLDMSMVRSYWGDSRAYHHTAPINMNYGLHQALRLVLEEGLENRFSRHYSNHCALKAGLKAIGVEFAVAEDHQLPMLNAVKIPDGIDDATIRGQLLKWFGIEIGGGLGPMKGKTWRIGLMGESSCNTNVLQFLSALELCLLQAGYELTPGASVAAANDFYRTTITG from the coding sequence ATGAGTATCGAACATCACCAGCATCCTCCCGTCCATCCTCCCCGTCGCACTCTGATGGGCCCTGGCCCCAGTGATGTATCTGCCAGTGTGCTGGCCGCACTGGGCGCACCGACCGTGGGTCACCTGGATCCCTACTTCCTGAAAGTCATGGATGAAGTGCAGGACATGCTGCGGGAAATCTTCCAGACGCGGAACGAACTGACGCTGGCAGTCAGCGGGACCGGCAGCTCCGGGATGGAAGCCTGTGTGGTAAACCTGCTCGAAGCGGGCGACAAGATCGTGGTCTGTACCAACGGCGTCTTCGGCGGACGTATGGCGGATGTGGCGGGTCGGATTGGAGCTGAAGTTGTTCAGATCGAACGCCCGTTCGGAGAAGTCTTTTCAGTCGAGGAGATCAAAGAAGTCCTGGAGAAAGAAAAGCCGAAGGTACTGGGAATCGTACACGCGGAAACATCCACGGGAGCTGCTCAGCCACTGAAAGAGATTTCGGAAGCAGTCCATGAAGCCGATGCTCTGTTGCTGGTTGACTGTGTGACCTCTCTCGGGGGGATGCCGGTCAAAGTGGATGAATGGAACATCGACGCTGCCTACAGCGGCACTCAGAAATGTCTGGGCTGTCCTCCCGGACTGGCACCGGTAACCTTCAGTTCGCGTGCGGTCGCCGCCATGGATGCCCGCAAGACCAAGGTCTCCAGCTGGTACCTGGATATGTCGATGGTGCGTTCTTACTGGGGAGACTCGCGAGCCTATCACCATACTGCACCGATTAACATGAATTACGGACTGCATCAGGCGCTGCGGCTCGTCCTCGAAGAAGGGCTCGAAAACCGCTTTTCGCGGCATTACTCCAATCACTGTGCCCTTAAAGCAGGTCTGAAGGCGATCGGAGTTGAATTCGCCGTTGCGGAAGATCACCAGTTACCGATGCTGAACGCCGTCAAAATTCCGGATGGTATCGACGATGCGACCATCCGCGGTCAACTGCTCAAGTGGTTCGGAATTGAGATCGGCGGCGGCCTGGGCCCCATGAAGGGCAAAACGTGGCGGATTGGTCTGATGGGTGAAAGCAGCTGTAATACGAACGTGCTGCAGTTCCTCTCGGCTCTGGAACTCTGCCTGCTGCAGGCGGGTTACGAGCTGACCCCCGGGGCCAGCGTTGCCGCTGCAAATGATTTTTACCGCACAACTATCACAGGCTGA
- a CDS encoding hydrolase, with translation MTESARSFPRSIDLLSHQECRLVVVDVQEKLLPVIPQGDQLVARIQQLIQAARLFEIPLSCSEQYPKGLGPTVPELAEMLPAPQEKLHFSASECLGWGAAANMSDSRTKVVLTGIEAHICVQQTALDLLALGYRVTIPVDAVASRNQLDWEIALKRMENSGASITTTESILFEWCEVAGTEEFKQISRLVTGKK, from the coding sequence ATGACAGAATCAGCCCGTTCTTTTCCCCGCAGTATCGATCTGCTTTCGCATCAGGAATGCCGTCTGGTCGTCGTGGACGTTCAGGAAAAACTGCTGCCCGTCATTCCCCAGGGGGATCAACTGGTGGCACGCATTCAGCAACTGATCCAGGCAGCCCGGCTGTTTGAGATACCATTAAGTTGCAGTGAGCAATATCCCAAGGGGCTGGGACCGACGGTTCCCGAGCTGGCAGAGATGCTGCCTGCTCCGCAGGAAAAACTCCATTTCAGTGCCAGTGAGTGTCTGGGCTGGGGCGCTGCTGCCAACATGTCTGACAGTAGAACCAAAGTCGTGCTGACCGGCATTGAGGCACATATCTGTGTGCAGCAGACGGCCCTTGATCTGCTTGCGCTGGGATATCGCGTGACAATTCCCGTCGATGCGGTTGCGAGTCGGAATCAGCTCGACTGGGAGATTGCCCTCAAGCGGATGGAGAATTCGGGGGCCAGCATTACTACTACTGAATCAATTCTGTTTGAATGGTGCGAGGTGGCAGGCACCGAAGAATTTAAACAGATCAGTCGCCTGGTGACTGGAAAAAAATGA
- a CDS encoding formylglycine-generating enzyme family protein: MTHQKSFTSIVPRQVCLSVVLMLLLSVSSHVVIAQQQQQRKLKKTSGVVASSDLGEFGDVQIFERSKVILPPNLSGTMLDRVHQGFVPGKKSTWMQDRLAEIEQAQKEKAKQAEEAAHIRLLKQFVDELVLITPGKGNFPKSFKMGSEKGEPSEKPVHEVTFTEDFWISKYEVPQNLYEAIMGRNPSRWKGPRNSAEMFDWKTANVFCDQLTLQLRKHRLIRKDQMIRLPTEAEWEYCCRAGTDTAYSFGDQAQKPGEMGKEASLLDPYAWHTGNAAGNDPPVGALKPNPWGLYDMHGYLWEFVADPWHDNYQDAPTDGSVWDTMQENPHRIARGGAWTDRYDRLRSAYRAKITPETISPALGLRCVKARNAKVKKLEN, encoded by the coding sequence ATGACTCATCAGAAATCGTTCACGTCGATTGTCCCCAGGCAGGTCTGCCTGTCAGTTGTATTGATGCTGCTGTTAAGTGTCAGTTCTCACGTGGTCATCGCCCAGCAGCAACAGCAGCGGAAATTGAAAAAAACATCAGGTGTCGTGGCCAGTTCAGACCTGGGGGAATTTGGGGACGTTCAGATCTTTGAGCGGAGTAAGGTGATCTTACCGCCAAATCTTTCCGGAACGATGCTGGATCGCGTACATCAGGGCTTTGTTCCCGGTAAGAAATCAACTTGGATGCAGGATCGGCTGGCAGAAATCGAACAGGCCCAGAAAGAGAAGGCAAAGCAAGCGGAAGAAGCAGCACACATCCGCTTGTTGAAACAGTTCGTGGATGAACTCGTGTTGATCACACCAGGCAAGGGGAATTTTCCGAAATCTTTCAAGATGGGCTCCGAGAAGGGAGAGCCTTCTGAAAAGCCTGTACATGAAGTGACCTTCACTGAAGATTTCTGGATTTCAAAATACGAAGTTCCTCAGAATCTGTATGAAGCCATCATGGGCCGTAATCCGAGTCGCTGGAAAGGTCCCCGCAATTCCGCGGAAATGTTCGACTGGAAGACCGCCAATGTGTTCTGTGATCAGCTGACACTTCAGCTCCGTAAGCACAGACTGATCAGGAAAGATCAAATGATCCGCCTGCCCACCGAAGCAGAGTGGGAATACTGCTGTCGGGCCGGCACCGACACTGCCTACAGCTTTGGAGATCAGGCTCAAAAACCGGGTGAAATGGGAAAAGAAGCCAGTCTACTCGATCCCTATGCCTGGCATACGGGAAATGCAGCCGGCAATGATCCTCCCGTTGGGGCACTCAAACCAAATCCCTGGGGGCTGTACGACATGCACGGCTATCTCTGGGAGTTCGTTGCCGATCCCTGGCACGATAATTATCAGGATGCACCCACGGATGGCAGTGTGTGGGATACGATGCAAGAGAATCCACACCGCATTGCCCGGGGCGGCGCCTGGACAGATCGCTATGACCGGCTGCGATCCGCTTATCGGGCGAAGATCACACCCGAAACAATCAGTCCTGCACTCGGTTTACGCTGCGTAAAAGCCAGAAATGCAAAAGTGAAAAAATTGGAAAACTAG
- a CDS encoding 30S ribosomal protein S1 produces MSSEQPSTEEIKTSEASAEIQASSEQQQPAESQPAEQQETESASAEQASASAEPAAAESEAAKPERKVQLNPKVDPAQFKAIPSAGATPSAPVKKDDAEAQAEAEVEVTQEQLQEAAMMQIAESAKPVDIPDDVDDIGDDLEAELAAALSGQGAQELPKSYSEEEAAADAAAEKPATTSGSSEEGLAEGDRLKGIVESINNDDVFIDLGSRALGTPGIVPLRQFGDKTPEIGQEVEVKVTTVKEAEGLIQLSLPRGHHKPAGDWDAVAVGQVVECVVNKSNKGGLEVNVGSLRGFLPASQADLYFVGDLEPFVGQKLTVQITEVNPKKRNLVVSRRKYLESEREEIQKELWEKLAVGQELTGTVKNIKDYGAFVDLGGIDGFLHIGEISWNRIKHPKDALSEMQKINVKILKIDKEKNRISLGMKQLQQDPWQLAEDRYATGSTVTGKVTRTTDFGAFIELEPGLEGLVHISELDHRRVKRVTEVLTTGQETSAKVLEVDPNRKRISLSLKALTEKPEDAVAAQEEESQPAYERKRKGPLLGGNADDTSSGSGGGGLFGNPDDYK; encoded by the coding sequence ATGAGTTCAGAACAACCTTCAACTGAAGAAATCAAAACCAGCGAAGCGTCTGCAGAAATTCAGGCCTCTTCCGAACAGCAGCAGCCAGCCGAAAGCCAGCCTGCTGAACAGCAGGAAACAGAGTCTGCATCAGCAGAACAGGCTTCCGCTTCAGCAGAACCTGCTGCTGCGGAAAGCGAAGCCGCAAAGCCGGAACGCAAAGTTCAGTTGAATCCAAAAGTGGATCCCGCGCAGTTCAAAGCCATTCCTTCAGCTGGCGCCACACCAAGTGCACCCGTTAAAAAAGACGATGCTGAAGCTCAAGCTGAAGCAGAAGTCGAAGTGACTCAGGAACAGCTCCAGGAAGCAGCCATGATGCAGATTGCAGAATCTGCTAAACCGGTCGATATTCCAGATGACGTCGATGACATCGGCGATGATCTGGAAGCGGAACTGGCAGCAGCCCTCTCTGGTCAGGGAGCACAGGAACTTCCCAAGTCATACAGCGAAGAAGAAGCTGCCGCAGACGCCGCTGCTGAAAAACCAGCCACCACTTCAGGCAGTTCGGAAGAAGGACTGGCGGAAGGCGATCGACTCAAAGGAATTGTGGAATCGATCAACAACGACGATGTCTTCATCGATCTGGGAAGTCGGGCACTCGGAACTCCCGGCATTGTTCCCCTGCGACAGTTCGGCGATAAAACCCCCGAAATCGGACAGGAAGTCGAAGTCAAAGTTACCACAGTCAAAGAGGCTGAAGGTCTGATTCAACTCTCCCTGCCCCGCGGACATCACAAACCCGCCGGAGACTGGGATGCTGTCGCCGTCGGACAGGTGGTGGAATGCGTCGTCAACAAATCGAACAAAGGCGGCCTGGAAGTCAACGTCGGCAGTCTGCGAGGATTTCTGCCCGCCAGCCAGGCCGATCTGTATTTCGTGGGCGACCTCGAACCGTTTGTCGGTCAGAAGCTGACCGTGCAGATCACCGAAGTGAATCCCAAGAAACGCAACCTGGTGGTCAGTCGTCGCAAGTATCTCGAATCAGAACGCGAAGAAATCCAGAAGGAACTCTGGGAAAAACTGGCCGTTGGTCAGGAACTGACTGGAACCGTGAAGAATATCAAGGACTACGGTGCCTTCGTCGATCTGGGGGGCATCGATGGCTTCCTGCACATCGGCGAGATCAGCTGGAACCGCATCAAGCATCCCAAAGATGCGCTCAGCGAAATGCAGAAGATCAATGTCAAGATCCTCAAAATTGATAAGGAAAAGAACCGCATCAGTCTGGGCATGAAACAGCTGCAGCAGGATCCCTGGCAACTGGCCGAAGATCGCTACGCCACCGGTTCTACAGTTACCGGTAAAGTAACACGTACGACAGATTTTGGTGCTTTCATTGAGCTGGAACCGGGACTCGAAGGGCTCGTTCACATCAGTGAGCTCGACCATCGTCGGGTCAAACGCGTTACCGAAGTGCTGACGACAGGCCAGGAGACGTCCGCGAAAGTTCTGGAAGTCGATCCGAACCGTAAGCGAATCAGCCTTTCACTGAAAGCGTTGACCGAGAAACCGGAAGACGCGGTCGCAGCTCAGGAAGAGGAATCTCAACCTGCATACGAGCGGAAACGCAAAGGTCCGCTACTCGGAGGCAACGCCGATGATACCAGTTCTGGTTCAGGCGGTGGTGGCCTGTTCGGAAATCCGGATGACTATAAATAA
- a CDS encoding sugar phosphate isomerase/epimerase family protein: MFVAASSRCFSDESFEVSCERLTDLEYDKIEIWMDEESDHLKPSEVSRSPEDFYSRFREATRLTPIAFCLENDIEPTAFQSLCKAAKQLRIAQITIPASPLGTPFNSEIDRLKALLKIASRDGIRLSIKTKTGQLTEDPRTATELCQSVKGLGLTLDPSYYTCGPYSNTSYDMVFPYVCHVHLRDSTSDQVQVPVGLGEIDYSRMISMLERQNYHQFLSVELLPSLLNGVDRALELRKLRMLLESVVI, encoded by the coding sequence GTGTTTGTAGCTGCATCATCACGTTGTTTTTCAGATGAATCGTTTGAAGTCAGTTGTGAACGACTGACGGATCTGGAATACGATAAGATCGAGATCTGGATGGACGAAGAGAGTGATCACCTGAAACCATCAGAGGTCTCTCGATCGCCAGAGGATTTTTATTCACGTTTCCGGGAAGCGACCCGCTTAACGCCAATCGCCTTCTGTCTGGAAAACGATATCGAACCGACGGCCTTCCAGTCGTTGTGCAAAGCCGCCAAACAACTGCGGATCGCACAGATCACGATCCCTGCTTCTCCGCTGGGGACGCCTTTCAATTCGGAAATCGATCGTCTGAAAGCGCTGTTGAAGATCGCCAGTCGTGACGGTATCAGACTGTCAATCAAAACCAAAACCGGTCAACTTACAGAAGACCCGCGCACTGCAACAGAACTCTGTCAGTCCGTCAAAGGCCTGGGATTGACCCTGGACCCCAGCTATTACACCTGCGGTCCCTATAGCAATACATCCTATGATATGGTGTTCCCTTATGTCTGCCATGTGCATCTGCGGGATTCCACCAGCGATCAGGTACAGGTCCCGGTGGGACTGGGAGAAATTGACTACAGCAGAATGATCAGCATGCTGGAGCGTCAAAACTATCATCAGTTCCTGTCGGTAGAACTGCTGCCCTCACTCCTGAATGGTGTGGACCGTGCTCTGGAACTTCGGAAACTGCGAATGTTGCTCGAATCAGTCGTGATCTGA
- a CDS encoding sulfatase family protein produces the protein MTRSALSRRMNPIFSFPLFALLAAFMQINAAYAESKPNVVVIYADDLGYGDLACFGHPTIKTPHLDQMAEEGMKFTQFYSAAPVCTPSRAALLTGRYPIRSGMCSDKRRVLFPDSGGGIPASEVTLAEAMKSAGYRTACVGKWHLGHLPQFLPTSNGFDSYFGIPYSNDMDRVADRKMGRKIFLDPKVKYWNVPLMRDTDIVEQPADQTTITKRYTEEAIKFIKQDQKQPFFLYLAHNMPHVPLFRSTDFADKSLRGLYGDVIEEIDWSVGQVLQTLRNEGLDQNTIVWFSSDNGPWLIFDAQGGSAGLLRDGKGSTWEGGMREPTLAWWPGHIPAGTVSQEQGSTMDIFTTSIKLAGGTVPTDRVVDGVDLTPVLTQSGPGPRDEMVYYRGTKLMAIRKGPWKAHFITKPAYGREPFKEHDPPVLYHLEHDPSEKYDVAKDHPEVIKQLKAAAEKHRKTVKPVPSQLEIPLTQK, from the coding sequence ATGACACGAAGCGCACTCAGTCGTCGAATGAACCCTATCTTTTCATTCCCCCTATTTGCCCTGCTCGCCGCATTCATGCAAATCAATGCTGCTTATGCAGAATCAAAGCCGAATGTGGTTGTGATCTATGCGGATGACCTGGGATATGGGGACCTGGCCTGCTTCGGGCACCCTACAATTAAAACTCCTCATCTGGATCAGATGGCGGAGGAGGGAATGAAATTCACCCAGTTTTATTCTGCCGCTCCGGTATGTACTCCCAGTCGAGCCGCTTTATTAACGGGGCGCTATCCCATTCGTTCAGGGATGTGCAGTGATAAACGCCGTGTGCTGTTTCCCGATTCAGGAGGCGGTATTCCGGCCAGTGAAGTCACACTGGCAGAAGCAATGAAATCAGCCGGCTATCGCACGGCGTGTGTCGGTAAATGGCACCTGGGTCATCTGCCTCAATTCCTGCCGACCAGCAATGGATTTGACAGCTATTTCGGCATCCCCTATTCGAACGATATGGACCGGGTCGCTGATCGTAAGATGGGTCGAAAGATCTTCCTCGATCCGAAGGTCAAATACTGGAACGTCCCCCTGATGCGGGACACCGATATCGTGGAACAACCCGCCGATCAGACCACGATCACCAAACGCTATACCGAAGAAGCGATCAAGTTTATCAAACAGGATCAGAAGCAGCCTTTCTTCCTGTACCTGGCCCACAATATGCCGCATGTGCCGCTATTCCGCTCTACTGATTTTGCGGATAAAAGTCTACGGGGCCTGTATGGTGATGTCATTGAGGAGATTGACTGGAGCGTCGGTCAGGTGCTGCAGACATTGCGCAATGAGGGACTGGACCAGAATACGATCGTCTGGTTTTCCAGCGACAACGGTCCGTGGCTTATTTTTGACGCACAGGGAGGCTCAGCCGGCCTGTTACGTGATGGTAAAGGGAGCACCTGGGAAGGGGGCATGCGTGAGCCGACACTGGCCTGGTGGCCCGGTCATATTCCTGCGGGAACGGTCTCCCAGGAGCAGGGGAGCACGATGGACATCTTCACGACCTCAATCAAGCTTGCAGGTGGTACTGTCCCCACAGATCGCGTTGTTGATGGTGTCGACCTCACTCCGGTTCTGACGCAGAGCGGTCCCGGCCCGCGCGATGAAATGGTTTATTATCGCGGCACAAAACTGATGGCGATCCGCAAAGGACCGTGGAAAGCACATTTCATCACCAAACCCGCTTACGGCCGGGAACCATTTAAGGAACATGATCCGCCGGTACTGTACCACCTGGAGCATGATCCTTCCGAAAAGTACGACGTCGCCAAGGATCATCCCGAGGTCATCAAACAACTGAAAGCGGCTGCGGAGAAGCATCGCAAAACGGTGAAACCGGTGCCTTCACAGCTGGAAATTCCGCTCACTCAAAAGTGA
- a CDS encoding MarR family winged helix-turn-helix transcriptional regulator, whose protein sequence is MEQDHQPATISPASGKDWRSLQHQEFVEQVDLLIRTAHMIRTALNNSFAHLEINEVRYAALKVIDAIRESGCSQSELARKLGQSESNICTLIERMESDQLVVRRQSQQDRRKRVLQVTEAGYLILERVKEYHGNVSQRLLAALSPDQRRQLTGMLQTLLKAAQVQRSQRETVRTVADSPAPYALRDIPAA, encoded by the coding sequence ATGGAACAGGATCACCAACCAGCGACCATCTCTCCTGCAAGCGGAAAAGACTGGAGATCACTGCAGCACCAGGAATTTGTCGAACAGGTCGATCTTTTGATTCGCACCGCTCACATGATCCGCACGGCATTGAATAACAGTTTTGCCCACCTGGAGATTAACGAAGTCCGGTATGCTGCCTTGAAGGTGATTGACGCCATTCGTGAATCCGGCTGCTCGCAGTCGGAACTGGCACGCAAGCTGGGCCAGTCTGAATCCAACATCTGCACACTGATCGAGCGGATGGAAAGTGATCAACTGGTTGTACGCCGACAGTCTCAACAGGATCGTCGAAAACGGGTCCTGCAGGTGACAGAAGCAGGCTACCTGATTCTGGAACGTGTCAAAGAGTACCACGGCAACGTTTCGCAACGTCTGCTGGCCGCTTTATCTCCGGATCAGCGGCGTCAATTAACCGGGATGCTGCAGACATTACTCAAAGCAGCCCAGGTTCAACGTTCGCAACGGGAAACAGTACGTACCGTTGCCGACTCCCCTGCCCCTTATGCCTTACGTGATATTCCTGCCGCCTGA